The Ictalurus punctatus breed USDA103 chromosome 9, Coco_2.0, whole genome shotgun sequence genome contains a region encoding:
- the LOC108269960 gene encoding cdc42 effector protein 3-like has translation MSLRTTLQGKPPSGRWPRISSKRKVLSVNMISLPLADFRHLTHVDSDANGDSFGDLSFLKQGHRLLLQSSQSEQNLLQACMPPPKPPRLNLNEPELCQDSADWEFQNQPLAERRKKCNSLPLLDTDDGEEEAYELHRKEESISKSPGRGSLSSGRDSTQTTPEEFQPEESDTTFTFTVDLGPSILDDVLQVMDKLNQ, from the coding sequence ATGTCATTAAGGACAACATTACAAGGTAAGCCTCCTTCAGGGAGGTGGCCAAGGATATCGTCAAAGCGCAAAGTTCTGTCCGTCAATATGATCAGTCTTCCACTGGCAGATTTCCGACATCTCACCCACGTTGACTCGGATGCAAACGGGGACAGCTTTGGAGACCTTTCTTTCCTGAAGCAGGGCCACAGGTTGTTGCTGCAAAGCTCTCAGAGTGAGCAGAACCTGCTCCAGGCCTGTATGCCTCCTCCAAAGCCTCCTCGCCTCAACCTAAATGAACCAGAGCTGTGCCAGGACAGTGCCGACTGGGAGTTCCAAAACCAGCCTTTAGCTGAAAGACGCAAAAAATGTAACTCGCTTCCACTTCTGGACACTGACGACGGGGAGGAAGAAGCTTATGAACTGCATCGAAAAGAGGAATCGATCAGTAAAAGCCCTGGCAGGGGGAGCCTCAGCTCAGGTAGGGATTCAACACAGACTACTCCTGAGGAATTCCAGCCAGAAGAAAGTGACACAACTTTCACTTTTACTGTAGACTTGGGGCCCTCTATATTGGATGATGTACTGCAGGTTATGGACAAACTCAACCAGTAA